The genomic DNA AGCTCTAAGGCCTTACTAACCTGTACGGTGGTACCTCTATCCATAAACGAACCGGTCGGATTAGTCGTTTCATCCTTAACGTAGAGCTCCTTAACGCCTATCATCTTAGCGAGTTTCTTACACCTATGTAAGAACGTCCCTCCTTCACCCAACGTTACCACCTTAGACCTATCCGTAACCGGGAGTAGCTCAAAGTACCTCCAAACGCAGAACGGCCTAGACCTTAGCTTATCGAGGCTTAAGCTACTTGATACCTCCTCATAATCGTATACTACGAGGAGAGCGCCACCGCATTTAGGGCATTTTTGGAGGGGTTTAGCTACACTAAACGTTTCACCGCATTGAATGCAGGAAAAACACTTCACGAACATCCTATCCACTTCAATTAAAGCTTATGTATAGGCTACAGCTTATATATTAGCTTAGACATCTTCATCTATGATGTCATCAGCTAGGTCTAAGCGTGTTAGTTTAGTAGCGTTCTCCACGGCCTTCGTCTGCGCATCGACTATGGCCTTCCAGGTTTACATACCGGCGACTAGGGGGTACTTCAACGTTGGTGAGGTAGCAGTTTACTTAGTAGCTTTAACGCTTGGCCCACGAATCGGGGCCTTCGCAGGCGGTGTTGGATCTATGCTTGCAGACGTATTCACCGGCTATTACCACTTCGCCCCAGCTACCCTACTTATTAAAGCGTGTGAAGGCTTTATTGTTGGCCAATTAAACAGTTTAAGGGTGCTTGCAAGGTCGAAGTGGTCTAAACTTTGTCTTAACGCTGGTGGATCCATGCTTGTCGGCGCGTTAATATTTACTGTAGGGTCAAAGCTATACGTGGGGATGGCTGAAGTCTACGTAAACCTTCCCGCTTTAACACCTCAATATCCATGGCTTAGCTCCTTTACGCTCCTATCGTCAACGCTTGAAGTACCATTATTTACATGGCTAGGAGTAGCCTTAACCGTAATACTAATC from Candidatus Nezhaarchaeales archaeon includes the following:
- a CDS encoding ECF transporter S component; its protein translation is MMSSARSKRVSLVAFSTAFVCASTMAFQVYIPATRGYFNVGEVAVYLVALTLGPRIGAFAGGVGSMLADVFTGYYHFAPATLLIKACEGFIVGQLNSLRVLARSKWSKLCLNAGGSMLVGALIFTVGSKLYVGMAEVYVNLPALTPQYPWLSSFTLLSSTLEVPLFTWLGVALTVILIMGLTTALFKWELWWLITSVITGGLVMVLGYFLYETLIMGVAAAMVEVPFNIAQMLIGLAVAIPLYQAVKRPLQLQPSKQ